The Pandoraea vervacti DNA window GCACGGGAACACCCGCCTCCCGCGCCCTTTGCACGACAGGTCCGAAGCGATCCAGACTCTGCGCAATGCTGCAATTGATATTGCGCTGCGAGAAGGTCTCCGACGCCGCGCCAAACACGGCGACTTCGTCACAGCGCGCCGCCAGCGCGGCTTCCAGTCCTTGCAGGTTGGGCGTGAGTGCGCTGTAGCAAACGCCCGGGAGACGTTCGATCGAGGCCATGACTTCGGTGCTGCCCGCCATTTGCGGCACCCATTTGGGCGACACGAACGAAGCGGCTTCGATAAAACGCAGGCCTGCGCGGCTAAGCTGATCGATCAGCTCGACCTTGGCGCTCAGCGGCACGGGCAGCTTTTCATTTTGCAGGCCATCGCGTGGGCCGACTTCCACGATCTTGACCCGGCGGTCCAACAGATGCGACATCGCTGCCCTCCCCTTTCAGAACAGCTTGAGCAGCGCGGGAACGCTGAGCACCGCCGTGTAGTAACCCATGAACTGCACCCCGGTGTTAAAGCCGAAGTTGCGCGAGAGCAATCCGCCCATGAGACCCATCGTCAGGATCACCAGCAGGCCCAGCAGGCCGCCCTCCCAGACGCTGATCACGATGATCAGGCCGACAAAGGTGGCAATGATGGCTTCATGGCTGACCTTGCGCGAGACGAACATCGCAGCGCGACGTGCATAGTTCATCGCAAACGGATACGACACCAGCGCAGCCAGCACCACGGACAACATGCCGTAGCCGAAAAACTCCCAGTGGCTGAGCAGGTTATGCAGATTGTGGGTCTGGCCCGTCGCCGCATCTACCGTAAAGCGGGGCGGTGCATTGAACAACGGCGCCGCAGGGCCGGCAGCCACCGGGCTCAGGGGCAAACCAAAGGCAATCAGCGGGATCAGCGCTTCGGCGATGTACGTGGCTTCCGTCACACCATTACGGGCGCTCAGCACCGTGGTCAGACGGTGATAAGCGTGTTTCACGCGAGCGCCCACCAACTCGCCCAGCACCACGGTCATGGCCACGGGACTGAACACGAACGTGGCGCTGGAAATGGCGGCGGTCGCCAAAGTCCAGCGGGTTTGCGTCCGATCCAGCACTTTGAACGGGTTGGGGAAATAGCCCGACCAGCCTTTGACGTCAGGCGCCAGGTTGAACTGACGAACCTTCTCGCGCAACATGCTTTTGCGACCTGCCGGCGCCATGACGGTAAAGAGGTCGGCGACCAACGGCCCAATGGCGATACCGAGGAAGTAGCTGATGCTGAGCTTGGTGTCGTACTTGGCAGTCAGTGTCTGCAGCGCCAGAATCACCACCACAAACGGCACGAGCAACGCGACCGCTCCCCAGCGGCCCTTGGAGAAATAAGCAATCAGCGCGGCTGCGGCCAGAAAGATCCACGGAGCCGTCTTGGTGATGGTCGCGCCAAACGGCGCCAGCATCACGGCGAACAGCACCGCCAGCGGCACGGCAATGAATGCCGCGACAATGGCGCCAGAGACCATTTTGCGTAACGCGATATGCGGCACGCCAAGCTTGCGCAGCAAGTCTGCGTCCTGCAGCAAAGGCGTAGCGAGCGTATCGCCCGGGATGCCTAGCAACGCGGTCGGAACGGCGTGCGTCATGTGCTTGGCGATGGCCCCGGCCAGAAAGAACGTGAAGACACCGGCGGGTGGTACGCCGAGCAAGACGACAAGCAGAGTGAGCGGTGCGAGCGTCGTGGTTTCATCGGTGCCGGAAACCAGTCCGATGGCCGCGAAGACGATGGCGCCGATCAGGCCCATGCCCGCGGCGACGGCGATTTGTTCAATCAGAAGTGCATCCATGCCGTGTACTCCTCGGGTTATTGGCCATCGCGGCTTTGGGATGTGCCGGGCGTGACGAAGAGTTCGTAGAGCCTGAGCTCCTTGAGCTCCTGCACCACAACGGGGGGAAGGTCGGACACCGCGCCCAGACCGCCGGGTTGCTGCTCCAGCTCACGCAGCACTTCGGCACGCCACTCGGGGTTGCTCGAGATGTCTTCTTCGGTCACCACACGTTTGGGCGGGAACATGCGGGCGCAAATGACGCCGGCGAGCACACAGCCGGCCAGACCGGCGAGCATGGCGTAGGCATGAGCCAGTTGCTTCGATTCGACCACGGAGCTCAGCCAACGGCTGGCGGCAAAAAAACCGACCACGCTGATGCCGATGCCGATCAGGATGGACCAGCTCAGGTGCCTGAGGTCAACGGTATCCCCCCACACCTCCGCGAGTTGCCAGTTCGACGCTTGCTTGTCGGAACGCATCGTCTTGTCTCCTTGCTTGTAGTTATGCCTGTTTTGGATAAAAAAGCCTCGCCCGGCGGCGCCAGACGAGGCGCAAGAGGCTTAGCGCTTGGCGCGAATGTCCTGCAGTATTTCCAACGCGCGGTCGGTGCGTACGTCGTGCTCGGCGGCCAGACGCTTCGCAACGAGTTCCACTTCCTCACCGACGGCGCCGGCAACCAGCGCGATATTACGAGCGTGAAGCGCCATGTGGCCGCGCTGAATCCCTTCGGTGGCCAGTGCACGCAACGCCCCCAGGTTTTGGGCCAGCCCCACGGCAGCGGCAATCTCGCCCAGCTCCTGCGCAGACTTCACGTCCATGATCTTGAGCGCCAGACGTGCCAGCGGATGGGTCTTGGTCGCGCCCCCCACGAGTCCGACGGGCATCGGCAATTCGATCGTTCCCACCAGCGCACCGGTATTGTCCTTTTCCCAGTGCGTGAGCGAGGTGTAGCGCCCGTTGCGGCTGGCGTAGGCGTGAGCACCGGCCTCGACCGCGCGCCAGTCGTTGCCCGTGGCGACGATGACAGGGTCGATGCCGTTCATGATGCCCTTGTTATGGGTGGCGGCGCGGTAGGGGTCGATGGCGGCGAACGTGTACGCGTCGAGCACCCCTTCGATGATGTCTTCCCCCTTGCGCTCCTTGGTCGCGAGCGTTTGGGGCGTCAGGCGCACGCGGGCACGCGCAAGGCGCAGGTCTGCCAGGTTCGACAGAATGCGCAGGCGCACCGAACCGCCCGTAATTTTCTCTATCAGTGGCGAGACCGATTCGGCCATGGTGTTGACGGTGTTCGCCCCCATGGCGTCGCGCACGTCGACGATCAGGTGCATCACGACCATCGGGCCACGGGGCGAATCGGGGAAGACATGGACTTCGATGTCCTTGCAACCGCCGCCCAGACTGATCAGCACTTTGTCCCGGCTATTGGCTTGCGCGAGGATCTCGTCGCGGGCCTTGAACAAGGCCAGTCGTGCCCCGTAAGGATCGCTGATGCCCACGATCTGCACCTGCGCGCGCATCAGCGGCAAGGTGCTCGACGTTTCAAAGCCGCCGTCTTCACGCGCCAGCTTGGCCATATACGAGGCGGCGGCAATGATCGAGGGTTCTTCCACTGCCAGCGGAATCAGAACGTCGCGGCCATTGACGCGGAAGTTACCCGCCACGCCCATGGGCAACTCGAACGTGCCCACCACGTTTTCGATCATGCCGTCAGCCAATGCGGTGGGAAGCGCACCGGCCTGGGTCAGCAGTGCGCGCTCATCATCGCTGAGATTGCACGCGGTGGCGACATGCGCCCAGCGTTGAGCGGGGGTGAGCGCACGGAAATTGGGAAGACGCGAATCGACGGCCATGAAAACTCCTACTCATCCAGATATGGATATCAATACAAGGGGACGGTTGGCCGTGAATTTATGCAAACTGTACCGTTAAATACAGGTACAGTTCGGGAGAACAGTACTGCTGCAACGCAGCATCCCACCCCACTGAATGCGTACTGCTAACGCATGATTCAGGAGACTTGAATGGCCGGTGGTCGTGAGCGTCAGGCCCCGATTGCGGAGCGTTTGGCCGATTTGATAGGGCAGCAAATCACCAATGGCGTGTATCGCGCAGGGGACAAACTACCGTCATTGCGTGAGTTGGCGCATTTGCACAGTTACGCCAAGAACACCGTGGTGGCAGCGTTCGATCTTCTGGTGTCGCGCGGGTTGGTGGAGTCCCGGCGCGGCGCCGGTTTCTATGTCCAGCCTCAGGCACGCCGCGCCACGCCGGAGGAAGACGCCGGGCAGCTCAACCGTGCGATGGATGTGGTCTGGCTGATGCGCGAGCAGCTCAAGACCCAGCCGGATGCGGTCGCCGTGGGCGATGGCTTCCCGCCTGTCGAGTGGCTGGCCGATATGCGCATGGATCGCTATCACCAGAAAGTGGTACGAACCGGGCTCGGCGCCTTGTTCCGCTATGGGAGCCGCTTCGGATATGCGCCGCTGCGCGATAGTCTGGTGCGCAAGCTGGGCGTGTTTGGCATCGGGGTGACACCTCAGCAACTCGTGCTGACCCAGGGCGCGAACGAAGCCATGGATCTGGTCATTCGCTACTTTGTCCCGCCCGGCGCAACGGTGCTGGTGGACGACCCTGGTTACTACCTGCTGTTCGGCAAACTCAAGCTGGCCGGCGCGCGTGTATTGGGCGTCCCGAGGCAGGCCGATGGTCCCGATGTCCACGCGTTGGAGCAGTTGCTGCTCAACGAGCGCCCTCGCTTGTTCTTTACCCAGTCGCTGGCGCATAACCCCACGGGCTCGGACATCAGCGCCGCCAAGGCTTATCGTGTGCTGCAGCTTGCGGAACGTCACAATCTCTTGCTGGTGGAGAACGACCCGTTGGCCGATTTCAAGCCGACCTCGTCGGTGCGTTTGTCCACACTGGATCAGTTGGAACGCACGATTTATATCGGCAGCTTTTCCAAGTCGTTTTCTGCCGCGCTTCGCGTGGGATTCATTGCATGCAGCGAATCGTTGGCCAGCGATCTGGCGGATTTGCGATCGCTCATCCACGTGAGTGGATCGGAGTACTG harbors:
- a CDS encoding hydroxymethylglutaryl-CoA reductase, degradative, which encodes MAVDSRLPNFRALTPAQRWAHVATACNLSDDERALLTQAGALPTALADGMIENVVGTFELPMGVAGNFRVNGRDVLIPLAVEEPSIIAAASYMAKLAREDGGFETSSTLPLMRAQVQIVGISDPYGARLALFKARDEILAQANSRDKVLISLGGGCKDIEVHVFPDSPRGPMVVMHLIVDVRDAMGANTVNTMAESVSPLIEKITGGSVRLRILSNLADLRLARARVRLTPQTLATKERKGEDIIEGVLDAYTFAAIDPYRAATHNKGIMNGIDPVIVATGNDWRAVEAGAHAYASRNGRYTSLTHWEKDNTGALVGTIELPMPVGLVGGATKTHPLARLALKIMDVKSAQELGEIAAAVGLAQNLGALRALATEGIQRGHMALHARNIALVAGAVGEEVELVAKRLAAEHDVRTDRALEILQDIRAKR
- a CDS encoding tripartite tricarboxylate transporter permease; its protein translation is MDALLIEQIAVAAGMGLIGAIVFAAIGLVSGTDETTTLAPLTLLVVLLGVPPAGVFTFFLAGAIAKHMTHAVPTALLGIPGDTLATPLLQDADLLRKLGVPHIALRKMVSGAIVAAFIAVPLAVLFAVMLAPFGATITKTAPWIFLAAAALIAYFSKGRWGAVALLVPFVVVILALQTLTAKYDTKLSISYFLGIAIGPLVADLFTVMAPAGRKSMLREKVRQFNLAPDVKGWSGYFPNPFKVLDRTQTRWTLATAAISSATFVFSPVAMTVVLGELVGARVKHAYHRLTTVLSARNGVTEATYIAEALIPLIAFGLPLSPVAAGPAAPLFNAPPRFTVDAATGQTHNLHNLLSHWEFFGYGMLSVVLAALVSYPFAMNYARRAAMFVSRKVSHEAIIATFVGLIIVISVWEGGLLGLLVILTMGLMGGLLSRNFGFNTGVQFMGYYTAVLSVPALLKLF
- a CDS encoding PLP-dependent aminotransferase family protein — translated: MAGGRERQAPIAERLADLIGQQITNGVYRAGDKLPSLRELAHLHSYAKNTVVAAFDLLVSRGLVESRRGAGFYVQPQARRATPEEDAGQLNRAMDVVWLMREQLKTQPDAVAVGDGFPPVEWLADMRMDRYHQKVVRTGLGALFRYGSRFGYAPLRDSLVRKLGVFGIGVTPQQLVLTQGANEAMDLVIRYFVPPGATVLVDDPGYYLLFGKLKLAGARVLGVPRQADGPDVHALEQLLLNERPRLFFTQSLAHNPTGSDISAAKAYRVLQLAERHNLLLVENDPLADFKPTSSVRLSTLDQLERTIYIGSFSKSFSAALRVGFIACSESLASDLADLRSLIHVSGSEYCERMVDVMLREGHYERHLVRLRQRLGKATEQALAWLEKHDCEVFARNPQSLYLWVKFPGNPDAMRLAERLLTHKVTMAPGHVFTLDSSRVSPWSRCNVGAMLDPRFEAAFGAVLQGS